Proteins from a genomic interval of Phalacrocorax aristotelis chromosome 3, bGulAri2.1, whole genome shotgun sequence:
- the TTC32 gene encoding tetratricopeptide repeat protein 32 — protein MAGRAAEELLAAAQAQLAARRLAAAEELYGRLIACGGGAGRHLATALNDRGLIKYLQVEFAAAVEDYTAAIECQPAFEVPYYNRGLVLYRLGCFDEAMKDFRKVLELNPQFEDAALSLKRAILDKEEKQKRGY, from the exons ATGGCGGGCCGGGCGGCGGAGGAGCTGCTGGCGGCGGCGCAGGCGCAGTTGGCGGCGCggcggctggcggcggcggaggagcTCTACGGCCGCCTCATCGCCTGCGGCGGCGG CGCCGGCCGCCACCTCGCCACGGCCCTGAACGACCGCGGCCTCATCAAGTATCTTCAGGTGGAGTTCGCCGCCGCTGTGGAGGACTACACGGCCGCCATCGAGTGCCAGCCCGCCTTCGAGGTGCCCTACTACAACCGCGGGCTCGTGCTCTACCGGCTGG gaTGCTTTGATGAGGCCATGAAAGATTTCAGGAAAGTATTAGAGTTAAACCCCCAGTTTGAAGATGCTGCATTGAGTCTAAAACGGGCTATTCttgataaagaagaaaaacaaaagcgAGGTTACTGA